From Camelus bactrianus isolate YW-2024 breed Bactrian camel chromosome 16, ASM4877302v1, whole genome shotgun sequence, the proteins below share one genomic window:
- the CRLF3 gene encoding cytokine receptor-like factor 3, whose translation MELEPELLLQEARENVEAAQSYRRELGQRLQGLREARRQIRESASQTRDVLKQHFNDLKGTLGKLLDERLVTLLQEVDTIEQETIKPLDDCQKLIEHGVNTAEDLVQEGEIAILGGVGKENEKLWSFAKKASHIQLDSLPEVPLLVDVPCLSAQLDDSILNIVKDHIFKHGTVASRPPVQIEELIEKPGGIIVRWCKVDDDFTAQDYRLQFRKCTSNHFEDVYVGSETEFIVLHIDPNVDYQFRVCARGDGRQEWSPWSVPQTGHSTLVPHEWTAGFEGYSLSSRRNIALRNDSESSGVLYSSAPTYFCGQTLTFRVETVGQPDRRDSIGVCAEKQNGYDSLQRDQAVCISTNGAVFVNGKEMTNQLPAVTSGSTVTFDIEAVTLGSTNNNEGGNFKLRVTISSNNREVVFDWSLDQSCGSLYFGCSFFYPGWKVLVF comes from the exons ATGGAGCTGGAGCCCGAGCTGCTGCTGCAAGAGGCCCGTGAGAACGTGGAGGCGGCGCAGAGCTACCGGCGGGAGCTGGGCCAGAGGCTGCAGGGGCTGCGGGAGGCGCGGAGGCAG atCAGAGAGAGTGCATCCCAGACAAGAGATGTCCTCAAACAGCATTTTAATGATTTAAAGGGAACCCTTGGGAAGCTCCTGGATGAGCGATTGGTGACCCTTTTGCAAGAGGTGGACACCATTGAACAGGAGACCATTAAACCACTAGATGACTGCCAGAAGCTGATTGAGCACGGCGTCAACACTGCAGAAGACTTAGTCCAAGAAG GTGAGATCGCCATTCTGGGGGGTGTAGGAAAGGAGAATGAAAAACTGTGGAGCTTTGCCAAGAAGGCCTCACACATCCAGCTGGACAG CTTACCAGAAGTGCCTTTGCTGGTTGATGTGCCTTGTTTATCTGCTCAGTTGGATGACTCAATTCTTAACATAGTGAAGGACCACATTTTCAAGCATGGAACGGTAGCATCTCGCCCACCGGTGCAGATAGAAGAATTGATAGAGAAACCTGGAGGCATCATCGTACGATGGTGTAAG GTAGATGACGACTTTACAGCCCAAGATTACAGGCTCCAGTTCCGTAAATGTACTTCAAATCATTTTGAGGACGTGTATGTGGGCTCCGAAACTGAGTTCATAGTGTTGCACATAGACCCCAACGTGGATTACCAGTTCAGAGTCTGCGCCCGAGGAGACGGCCGGCAGGAGTGGAGTCCTTGGAGCGTCCCCCAGACAGGTCACTCCACGCTGGTGCCTCACG agtggaCAGCTGGCTTTGAGGGGTACAGTCTGAGCAGTCGGAGAAATATAGCGCTCCGGAATGACTCCGAATCCTCCGGTGTTCTCTACTCCAGCGCCCCAACGTACTTCTGTGGGCAGACGTTAACATTCAG AGTTGAAACTGTGGGACAACCAGACAGAAGAGACAGTATAGGCGTGTGTGCAGAAAAACAGAATGGATATGACTCTCTGCAGCGGGATCAAGCCGTGTGCATTAGTACAAACG GTGCAGTTTttgtaaatggaaaagaaatgactAATCAGTTGCCCGCAGTTACTTCTGGGTCCACTGTCACATTTGACATTGAAGCTGTGACTCTAGGATCCACCAATAATAACGAAGGCGGAAACTTCAAGCTTCGAGTAACGATTAGCTCGAATAACAGAGAAGTGGTGTTTGATTGGTCGCTCGATCAGTCTTGTGGTTCCCTTTACTTTGGATGCTCGTTTTTCTATCCTGGGTGGAAGGTGCTGGTGTTCTAG